In Psychrobacter sp. P11G3, a single genomic region encodes these proteins:
- a CDS encoding YfhL family 4Fe-4S dicluster ferredoxin translates to MALLITDECINCDVCEPACPNEAISEGDDIYVIDPDLCTECVGHFDEPQCVVICPVDCIPHDPDHVETESDLLSKYKRITGQ, encoded by the coding sequence ATGGCACTATTAATCACTGATGAGTGCATCAACTGTGATGTATGTGAGCCCGCTTGTCCCAATGAGGCCATCTCAGAAGGCGATGATATCTATGTCATCGACCCAGATTTATGCACAGAATGTGTCGGACACTTTGACGAGCCGCAGTGCGTGGTGATCTGTCCAGTTGACTGTATCCCTCATGATCCTGATCATGTCGAAACAGAGAGTGATTTATTGTCTAAATACAAGCGAATTACGGGTCAATAA
- the rarD gene encoding EamA family transporter RarD, whose product MSISMLSNVFANTLATTAARLPLLTIWTTGSAQQRTLILGVSFAILSNVLFGVLYAYSSFLSPLSGTQVFIWRMLAMWAALVGYLMVSGRLGLHIDKLKVLKGAKQWAWLLLPTPIFLSQFWLFMWAPVNGQGVQTAMGYFLFPLMMVVFGCVLFGEKLSRLQWLAVAFAALGVGSEVIRTQSVSWATLWVCGTYPIYYILRRLQGIGAVTGLLVDLTIFAPFALAYLFFFAPNSLALVSGSGFFIMMLIGLGVLSVLAMKTNIDASQMLPVNVYGMMSYLEPALLFILAVTVLGNPFESAMIYSYGLIWLGIGCLIAHGVRQLRQPSRKTALSLEEQIA is encoded by the coding sequence ATGTCTATCTCAATGCTCTCCAATGTATTCGCCAATACCCTAGCAACGACTGCTGCACGTTTGCCACTACTTACAATTTGGACGACAGGTAGCGCACAACAACGCACTCTGATATTAGGGGTGTCTTTTGCCATATTGTCCAATGTGCTATTTGGCGTACTCTATGCGTATAGCAGTTTTTTGTCGCCATTATCAGGGACGCAGGTTTTTATCTGGCGCATGCTCGCGATGTGGGCAGCGTTGGTCGGATACTTAATGGTAAGTGGGCGTCTGGGATTGCACATTGATAAGTTAAAAGTGCTCAAAGGCGCTAAGCAATGGGCTTGGCTGCTACTACCTACACCGATATTTCTCAGTCAATTTTGGTTATTTATGTGGGCGCCAGTGAATGGGCAAGGTGTGCAAACCGCGATGGGGTACTTCTTATTCCCATTAATGATGGTGGTGTTTGGTTGTGTCCTCTTTGGCGAAAAACTCAGCCGTTTGCAATGGTTGGCAGTGGCCTTTGCTGCATTGGGTGTGGGTAGTGAAGTTATCCGTACGCAAAGTGTCTCTTGGGCGACGCTATGGGTATGCGGTACGTATCCTATTTACTACATTTTACGCCGACTGCAGGGAATTGGCGCAGTAACTGGATTATTGGTTGATTTGACGATATTTGCGCCCTTTGCGCTGGCTTACTTGTTCTTCTTTGCCCCAAACAGTTTGGCATTGGTTAGCGGATCTGGTTTCTTTATCATGATGCTAATAGGTTTAGGTGTGCTCAGTGTCTTGGCGATGAAGACCAATATTGACGCCAGTCAAATGCTACCAGTCAACGTCTATGGCATGATGAGCTATTTGGAACCTGCGTTGCTATTTATTTTGGCAGTGACCGTACTAGGCAACCCATTTGAGTCAGCGATGATCTATAGCTACGGTCTGATTTGGTTAGGTATTGGGTGTTTGATTGCTCATGGTGTTAGGCAATTACGTCAGCCTAGTAGAAAGACAGCATTGTCTCTAGAAGAGCAAATTGCATAA
- a CDS encoding Lrp/AsnC family transcriptional regulator, with translation MSHTLDNIDKAILNLLQDDATLPLKTVAERVHVSIATAQRRIQALIDSDVITKQVAIVNPEKVGYGLTAVVMIEMERSNTSMQHRFERLMDAQSRIMSCYEVSGDFDFMLMVNAKNMSDYHQFTRSLLTYENNVRNFKSQFVMNFTKSGTKITLD, from the coding sequence ATGAGCCATACTTTAGATAATATTGATAAAGCTATTTTGAACTTGCTACAAGATGATGCGACTCTACCGCTCAAAACTGTTGCGGAGCGAGTGCATGTATCCATTGCGACGGCGCAGCGGCGTATACAAGCGCTAATAGATAGTGACGTGATTACCAAACAAGTAGCCATCGTCAATCCTGAAAAAGTGGGTTATGGCCTGACAGCCGTAGTGATGATAGAAATGGAGCGCTCTAACACCTCAATGCAGCACCGGTTTGAGCGCCTAATGGATGCGCAATCACGAATCATGAGCTGCTATGAAGTATCGGGTGATTTTGACTTTATGCTCATGGTCAATGCCAAAAATATGAGCGACTATCATCAGTTTACTCGCAGCTTACTGACTTACGAAAATAATGTGCGCAATTTCAAAAGCCAGTTTGTGATGAACTTTACTAAGAGTGGAACTAAAATTACCCTAGATTAA
- the smpB gene encoding SsrA-binding protein SmpB translates to MSKKSKKPDNQICANKKARHEYFIEETFEAGLALQGWEVKAIRAGKMTITEAYVIFRNNEAFLFGAHIQPLLSSSTHVSPDSIRTRKLLLNRREIEKLSGAINQKGYACVPLSCYWKNSLVKCQIGLALGKKQHDKRKTLKDRDWERDKQRGFKQHLD, encoded by the coding sequence ATGTCAAAAAAATCAAAAAAGCCAGATAATCAGATTTGCGCCAATAAAAAGGCGCGTCATGAGTATTTTATCGAAGAAACCTTTGAGGCAGGACTGGCATTACAAGGTTGGGAAGTCAAAGCCATTCGCGCAGGAAAAATGACCATTACTGAAGCGTACGTCATATTCCGCAATAACGAAGCATTCTTGTTTGGTGCGCACATTCAGCCATTGCTATCGAGCTCAACGCACGTTAGTCCAGACAGTATTCGTACTCGTAAACTGCTGCTGAACCGTCGTGAGATCGAAAAACTATCTGGGGCAATCAACCAGAAAGGTTATGCTTGCGTACCGCTATCTTGCTACTGGAAAAACTCACTGGTGAAATGCCAAATTGGCCTAGCCTTGGGTAAAAAGCAACATGATAAGCGTAAAACACTAAAAGATCGTGACTGGGAACGTGATAAGCAGCGCGGTTTCAAACAGCATTTAGATTAA
- a CDS encoding ammonium transporter, which yields MMGSAQAAGTDTLTVAQLLEYQNIAWIIWGGVLVFFMQAGFALLESGSVRAKNAVNVMMKNYTDMCIGGLAFYLVGFGLMMGNNHSGFVGTDHFMPVALSNMDWALMFFQMMFAATAVTIASGAMAERVSFIGYAVAACLICLFIYPVFASWVWGGYFGGTGWLAELGFIDFAGSTVVHSIGGWLALAGILVIGPRLGRFAPDGTPRLIAGHNMTLLALGGFILWFGWFGFNAGSTLSITGNIGLIAVNTFVAAVSAVVSYMLISRSLNKAILLSDSVNASLIGLVSITAGCATTTPVFAIIIGAVASVVYILSSQALLKFKVDDVVSAVAVHGFGGAWGTLAAGLFYTGDLFNLSRLGVQALGVGVALGWGLGLGLVMYKLIDLSFGLKASRLHEQRGLDYTEHAELGYPEFQKQMFDSKSLTERHL from the coding sequence ATGATGGGTAGCGCCCAAGCCGCTGGGACCGACACATTGACAGTAGCACAGCTGCTCGAATATCAAAATATCGCTTGGATTATCTGGGGCGGGGTATTGGTGTTCTTTATGCAGGCAGGTTTTGCTCTACTTGAAAGCGGATCGGTACGTGCGAAAAATGCGGTAAACGTGATGATGAAAAACTATACCGATATGTGTATCGGCGGTCTAGCGTTCTACTTGGTGGGTTTTGGGCTAATGATGGGTAACAATCACTCCGGATTTGTCGGTACGGATCATTTTATGCCAGTCGCGTTGTCCAATATGGACTGGGCATTGATGTTCTTTCAGATGATGTTTGCAGCGACAGCGGTGACGATTGCTAGTGGTGCAATGGCAGAGCGTGTTTCGTTCATCGGCTATGCGGTCGCCGCATGTTTGATTTGTTTGTTTATCTATCCTGTGTTTGCCAGCTGGGTATGGGGTGGTTATTTTGGCGGTACTGGTTGGCTCGCTGAACTTGGCTTTATTGATTTTGCTGGGTCTACTGTTGTGCATTCTATCGGTGGTTGGTTGGCATTGGCAGGCATCTTGGTCATTGGCCCAAGATTAGGCCGCTTTGCACCTGATGGCACGCCAAGACTCATCGCAGGGCATAACATGACGTTGCTGGCGTTAGGCGGATTTATCCTATGGTTTGGCTGGTTCGGCTTTAATGCTGGATCGACATTGTCTATCACGGGCAATATTGGTCTAATCGCAGTCAATACTTTTGTCGCTGCAGTCAGTGCGGTGGTAAGCTATATGCTTATCTCCCGATCGCTTAACAAAGCCATTTTGCTTAGCGATAGTGTCAATGCCAGTCTGATTGGTCTGGTATCGATTACCGCAGGTTGTGCGACTACGACTCCTGTCTTTGCCATTATTATCGGTGCGGTTGCTTCCGTGGTTTATATCTTATCGTCGCAAGCATTATTAAAATTCAAAGTAGACGATGTGGTCTCGGCAGTGGCAGTACATGGCTTTGGCGGGGCATGGGGTACGCTCGCTGCAGGATTGTTTTATACAGGAGATTTGTTTAACTTATCACGGCTTGGCGTACAAGCGCTAGGCGTCGGCGTGGCGTTAGGTTGGGGGTTGGGATTAGGTCTAGTGATGTATAAGCTTATCGATTTAAGCTTTGGGTTAAAAGCAAGCCGCTTACATGAGCAGCGTGGCCTTGATTATACCGAGCATGCAGAGCTTGGTTACCCTGAGTTCCAGAAGCAAATGTTTGATTCCAAGAGTTTAACCGAGCGGCATTTATAG
- the coaD gene encoding pantetheine-phosphate adenylyltransferase — protein sequence MSHSISSNSSKLHTKILYPGTFDPITNGHVDLVTRAVKLFDEVVIAVASGHHKKPLFNFEERVALVETVFADLPQVSVIGFEGLLVDFMREKHATAVLRGLRAMSDFEYEFQLANMNRELDENFEAVFLTPSQNYSFISSTMIREIAKLGGDVNKFVPPCVLQAFDKKLNIE from the coding sequence ATGAGCCACTCTATTTCTTCTAACTCCTCAAAGCTACATACCAAAATCCTATATCCTGGCACTTTTGATCCTATTACCAATGGTCATGTGGATCTGGTTACACGCGCCGTCAAGCTATTTGATGAGGTCGTAATCGCGGTTGCCTCAGGGCATCATAAAAAACCCCTGTTCAATTTTGAAGAGCGGGTCGCCTTGGTCGAAACCGTATTTGCAGACTTACCGCAAGTATCTGTGATTGGCTTTGAAGGGTTGCTTGTCGATTTCATGCGCGAAAAGCACGCTACGGCAGTGTTGCGTGGATTACGTGCGATGTCAGATTTTGAGTACGAGTTTCAACTGGCAAATATGAACCGCGAGCTAGACGAAAACTTTGAAGCAGTATTTTTGACCCCATCTCAGAACTACTCGTTTATCTCGTCTACCATGATTCGTGAGATTGCCAAGCTTGGCGGTGATGTTAATAAATTCGTCCCGCCCTGTGTCTTACAAGCTTTCGATAAAAAATTAAATATCGAATAG
- the ligA gene encoding NAD-dependent DNA ligase LigA has protein sequence MRALIEAIKTHNYAYYVLDNPILEDSEYDQLRRSLLEIEEEYPDLVQPDSPINQVGDMPLSAFTQVTHDIPMLSLGNVFEYDDLRDFMRRVNDRLSDSQQNPEYEMELKLDGLAVSLKYEHGKFVQAVTRGDGQTGEDITQNAKTIRNLPLWIADAADIELLEVRGEVLMPKAGFERLNRLAEENEGKTFANPRNAAAGSLRQLDPAIAASRPLAFYGYSVNQGLPDTIDTQSGALAWLTELGFTVSAVEVVANPRAAQTYYESVIKGRSDLPFEIDGMVIKVNSLALQQQLGFLSREPRWATAYKFPAETVMTRLNDIEWQVGRTGQITPVGKLEPVKVGGVTVSNVTLHNFGEIQRLDVRAGDTVSVHRAGDVIPKVTRVWHDQRPADSEPVTLPSTCPVCDSPVVLPEDEALARCTGGLFCPAQQQEALIHFVSRRAMDIDGLGASWLISFFEHGLVKTVADIYQLHNHADEMVTFEKLGEKSVQNIINAIEASKHATLARFIYALGIRGVGEGTAQNFAQQFGDLDSLMAASIETLIKTPDVGTITAELAYEFFRAPHNIEVINSLLEAGVYWDKVEQKAAGDLPLDGQTWVITGALDSMARDEAKAKLQALGAKVSGSISAKTTALLAGDKAGSKLTKAEKLGVKVVGEDEFLELVGGVGYEY, from the coding sequence ATGCGTGCGCTTATTGAAGCGATTAAGACGCATAACTATGCCTATTATGTGCTCGATAATCCAATTCTAGAAGACAGCGAATACGACCAATTACGTCGCTCGTTGCTTGAGATCGAAGAAGAATATCCAGATTTGGTGCAGCCGGATAGCCCAATTAATCAAGTCGGCGATATGCCGCTATCGGCTTTTACCCAAGTTACGCATGATATTCCGATGCTGTCTCTAGGCAATGTCTTTGAATATGATGATTTGCGCGATTTTATGCGCCGTGTCAATGATCGCCTCAGCGACTCGCAGCAAAATCCTGAATACGAGATGGAGCTAAAGCTCGATGGACTGGCGGTCTCACTGAAGTATGAGCATGGTAAATTTGTCCAAGCGGTCACGCGCGGTGATGGGCAAACAGGCGAAGATATTACCCAAAACGCCAAAACCATTCGTAACTTGCCACTATGGATAGCCGATGCTGCTGATATTGAGTTGCTAGAAGTACGCGGTGAGGTATTGATGCCAAAGGCAGGGTTTGAGCGTCTTAATCGATTGGCAGAAGAGAATGAGGGTAAAACCTTTGCTAATCCACGTAATGCCGCTGCTGGTAGTTTACGTCAGTTAGATCCAGCTATAGCAGCCAGTCGTCCACTGGCATTTTACGGCTATTCGGTCAATCAGGGTTTGCCAGATACTATCGATACCCAATCAGGGGCGTTGGCATGGCTTACTGAGCTTGGATTTACGGTCAGCGCCGTAGAAGTGGTGGCAAATCCACGCGCCGCGCAGACCTATTATGAGTCAGTGATAAAAGGGCGTAGCGATCTGCCATTTGAAATCGATGGCATGGTGATTAAGGTAAACAGCCTTGCGTTACAGCAGCAGCTTGGGTTTTTATCTCGCGAGCCGCGCTGGGCGACTGCCTATAAATTCCCTGCCGAAACGGTGATGACACGTCTAAATGATATCGAGTGGCAAGTCGGCCGTACGGGTCAAATCACGCCAGTCGGTAAGCTTGAACCGGTCAAAGTCGGCGGCGTTACCGTCAGCAATGTCACCCTGCATAACTTCGGTGAGATTCAGCGTTTAGATGTGCGTGCAGGCGACACGGTCAGCGTCCATCGGGCGGGTGATGTCATCCCAAAAGTCACTCGTGTCTGGCACGATCAGCGCCCAGCCGATAGCGAGCCAGTCACGCTACCTTCGACTTGCCCTGTCTGCGACTCTCCTGTCGTCTTGCCAGAAGATGAAGCATTGGCACGCTGTACGGGCGGATTGTTTTGCCCAGCGCAGCAGCAAGAAGCGCTTATTCACTTTGTCTCACGCCGTGCCATGGATATCGACGGGCTTGGTGCGAGTTGGCTGATTAGCTTCTTTGAGCATGGTCTGGTCAAAACGGTCGCTGATATCTATCAGTTGCACAATCATGCAGATGAGATGGTCACCTTTGAGAAACTGGGTGAAAAATCGGTACAAAATATCATCAACGCTATCGAAGCTAGCAAGCATGCGACATTGGCTCGCTTCATTTATGCACTCGGTATTCGCGGTGTGGGCGAGGGTACGGCGCAGAACTTTGCACAGCAATTTGGTGACCTCGATAGCCTAATGGCAGCCAGTATCGAAACCCTAATTAAAACCCCTGACGTTGGTACTATTACCGCCGAGCTGGCTTACGAGTTCTTCCGTGCGCCGCATAATATTGAAGTGATTAATTCATTGCTTGAAGCGGGTGTCTATTGGGATAAGGTCGAGCAAAAAGCTGCTGGAGACTTGCCACTTGATGGGCAGACGTGGGTCATCACGGGTGCGCTCGATAGCATGGCGCGTGATGAAGCCAAAGCCAAACTACAAGCGCTGGGTGCAAAAGTCTCAGGCAGCATCTCAGCAAAAACGACTGCGCTACTGGCAGGGGATAAGGCTGGCTCTAAACTGACCAAAGCAGAAAAATTGGGTGTGAAAGTGGTGGGTGAAGATGAGTTTTTAGAGTTGGTTGGGGGGGTAGGGTATGAGTACTAA
- a CDS encoding DUF2971 domain-containing protein translates to MSTNDLEGLDEATLKEIEELRSITPEKHGNALFAQAQFNLGAIFIRGENIEEALNTFSNIQRSHSSALYAAAQYTIGEILENEGQTNSALKVWKNIKHSDDPKVYAATQYYIGFVSYERSDTKEALSVWSAIKRSDNIQAYIEAQFDIGFYLEEIGDIEGAISAWNNIERLDDPKLYGQAQFNIGSNLLEINEIKEALLVWHSIDKLDNSEAYAKAQLRIGSTLAEKGNYSDGLLAWCNVERSDDSEAYAKAQFRIASFLIGFKYNKAAIVELQLIKLTDDAEAYAKAQFNIGFLLNNNDDIEGALRAFRNIKSDNDIEAFGNAQYAIGGILISYSPLTDYSAAKTSFELARKMFPYEAQCYIRICEILNSLETESFGLSALKLLNTVLNIIKILTLDFNKYDNEEKPFERKLAHYTSTYTSNLLIGDNKKKRSPSLFRLNTINNVNDPSEGQLLVRKLKEIKSNEFYPLDFNERSHAFISCFTFNNDSLNQFRLYGKEKDKEASGMSLVFRKDFFQSENFIGGISHLSIGRDTSENISDPNKNNTNLNSTKLEDGEKSKEVLKRPVMRCVYLDPTSEYFHLAQRNRLTFFREFGDKVIVVNGTKRLQAEYEWKLYEKYIDNITSKFEKGYETLKVIYKEVEQEIDSIRVNLDASKAEELIGFTEEILLPLKYLIKHSAFREEQECRMIYITSIDRPEVIMEYGSFLYVEYEPSVKDHLDKIYIAPAALHHKRYFDHTLKDVDVPVEVSGNVFR, encoded by the coding sequence ATGAGTACTAATGATTTAGAAGGTTTGGACGAAGCGACTCTAAAAGAGATTGAGGAGTTGCGGAGTATTACGCCTGAGAAGCATGGAAATGCGCTTTTTGCACAGGCACAGTTCAACCTTGGCGCAATATTCATAAGAGGTGAAAATATTGAAGAAGCCTTAAACACTTTTTCTAATATTCAACGCTCACATAGCTCAGCTTTATATGCAGCTGCTCAATATACCATAGGTGAGATACTAGAAAATGAAGGACAGACAAATAGCGCATTGAAAGTTTGGAAAAATATAAAACATTCTGATGATCCAAAAGTATATGCAGCTACCCAATACTATATTGGTTTTGTTTCATATGAACGCAGTGATACTAAAGAAGCTCTATCCGTATGGAGTGCTATTAAGCGTTCCGATAATATACAGGCATATATTGAAGCTCAGTTTGATATAGGTTTTTATCTAGAAGAAATTGGTGATATTGAAGGAGCAATATCTGCATGGAACAATATAGAGCGCTTAGATGATCCAAAGCTATATGGTCAAGCACAATTTAATATTGGTAGTAATTTGCTAGAAATTAATGAAATCAAAGAAGCGTTACTGGTCTGGCACAGTATTGATAAACTTGATAACTCAGAAGCATATGCCAAAGCTCAACTAAGAATTGGAAGTACATTGGCAGAAAAAGGGAATTATTCAGATGGATTGCTAGCATGGTGCAACGTTGAACGTTCAGACGATTCAGAAGCATATGCCAAGGCACAGTTTAGAATTGCAAGTTTTCTAATAGGGTTTAAGTACAATAAAGCAGCAATTGTAGAGTTACAGCTTATTAAGCTTACAGATGATGCTGAAGCATATGCTAAAGCGCAATTCAATATTGGCTTTTTATTAAATAACAATGATGACATAGAAGGTGCTTTGAGAGCATTTCGCAACATCAAAAGTGATAATGATATAGAGGCGTTCGGTAACGCACAGTATGCTATAGGAGGAATATTAATTAGTTATAGCCCTCTTACAGACTATAGCGCTGCTAAAACCTCTTTTGAATTAGCAAGAAAAATGTTCCCATATGAAGCTCAATGTTATATAAGGATTTGCGAAATATTGAATTCTTTAGAAACAGAAAGCTTTGGTCTAAGTGCATTAAAATTATTAAATACAGTATTAAATATAATTAAAATTCTAACCTTGGATTTTAATAAGTATGATAATGAGGAGAAGCCATTTGAGAGGAAGCTTGCTCATTATACTTCGACATATACATCTAATTTACTAATAGGTGATAATAAGAAAAAAAGATCTCCAAGCCTTTTTAGACTCAACACAATAAATAATGTTAATGATCCTAGCGAAGGTCAGTTGCTTGTTAGAAAATTAAAAGAAATTAAGAGTAATGAGTTTTATCCACTAGATTTTAATGAAAGATCTCATGCTTTTATTAGCTGCTTTACTTTTAACAATGACAGTTTAAATCAGTTTAGATTATATGGTAAAGAAAAGGACAAAGAAGCTTCTGGAATGAGCTTGGTATTCAGAAAAGATTTTTTTCAGTCTGAAAATTTCATAGGAGGTATTTCTCATCTTTCTATCGGTAGAGATACGAGTGAGAATATAAGTGATCCAAATAAAAATAATACAAATCTAAATAGTACAAAACTTGAAGATGGAGAGAAAAGTAAAGAGGTGTTGAAACGGCCTGTTATGAGGTGTGTATACTTAGACCCAACTTCAGAATATTTCCATTTAGCACAACGTAATCGCTTAACATTTTTCAGAGAATTTGGTGATAAAGTTATAGTTGTAAATGGTACTAAGAGACTTCAAGCCGAATATGAGTGGAAACTCTATGAAAAATATATAGATAACATAACTAGCAAGTTCGAAAAAGGCTATGAAACGCTTAAAGTTATTTATAAAGAAGTAGAGCAAGAAATTGATAGCATAAGAGTGAACCTTGATGCTTCTAAAGCTGAGGAGCTAATAGGGTTTACTGAAGAAATACTTCTACCTTTGAAGTATTTAATCAAACATTCAGCATTTCGTGAAGAGCAAGAGTGTAGGATGATTTATATTACTTCAATCGATAGACCTGAAGTGATAATGGAGTATGGGAGTTTTCTATATGTCGAGTATGAACCTAGCGTTAAAGACCATCTCGATAAAATTTATATAGCTCCTGCTGCGCTTCACCATAAACGATACTTCGACCACACTCTAAAAGATGTTGACGTACCAGTTGAGGTATCAGGTAATGTATTTCGATAG
- a CDS encoding YgiQ family radical SAM protein produces MSADTIARTAFKQGTKPLYDYDKHWASCYEPAPYLPMSRKEMDDLGWDACDVIIISGDAYVDHPSFGMAIIGRLLESQGFRVGIIAQPDWKSKDAFMELGKPVYAYGVTAGNMDSMINRYTADRKIRSDDAYSPGNVANKRPDRAAIVYSQRCREAYPDVPIILGGIEGSLRRIAHYDYWSDKVRRSILLDARADVLLYGNAERAIVDVVHGLSKGYSFEQMSKLRGTAYLLTPTRRHWQEDMTEVASNDVDTVGRVDPIINPYVMTEDVDSCSIEQSKPSDSPVGQAMPSSMSSQYQGFVAEPVANKVINAEQVDEETQVVQMRGFDKPMTARKHKLKMPPREKTVIRLPDYEHVKSDPVLYAHASRILHLETNPGNARALVQRHSSGAGNSHTSIDVWLNPPPVPLSTEEMDYVFDLPYARLPHPSYGDARIPAYDMIKFSVNIMRGCFGGCTFCSITEHEGRIIQSRSEDSILREVEAIRDTAPNFTGVISDLGGPTANMYRLSCKDETIEKNCRKPSCVYPDVCENLITDHSNLTKLYRKARDIKGVKKILIASGLRYDLAVKDPEYVKELVSHHVGGYLKIAPEHSEEGVLSKMMKPGMGSYDKFKAMFEQYSQEAGKEQYLIPYFIAAHPGTKDEDMMNLALWLKSNGYRADQVQAFYPSPMATATTMYHTHKDPLHKVSRDEGDMDIVKSGKQRKLHKAFLRYHDPKNWVLLRKALQDMGRSDLIGKNRGCLIPPFNASLEGRDAAQDTYQSARKKNSRVGNDSVKRSNGSSNNSASAKGAAGKNAVGKNSKKKVSKGNFQTQHTGLPPRKTK; encoded by the coding sequence ATGTCTGCCGATACCATCGCCCGCACTGCCTTTAAACAAGGCACCAAGCCACTTTATGATTATGACAAACACTGGGCGAGCTGCTACGAGCCGGCGCCTTATCTACCGATGAGCCGCAAAGAAATGGACGATTTGGGCTGGGATGCTTGTGACGTTATCATCATCTCAGGTGATGCCTATGTTGATCATCCAAGCTTTGGTATGGCGATTATCGGTCGCTTGCTTGAGTCGCAAGGCTTCCGTGTTGGTATCATTGCTCAGCCAGATTGGAAGAGCAAAGACGCCTTTATGGAATTAGGCAAACCTGTCTATGCGTACGGCGTGACCGCGGGCAACATGGACAGCATGATCAACCGCTATACCGCCGATCGCAAAATCCGTAGCGATGATGCTTACTCTCCGGGCAACGTGGCAAACAAACGCCCTGACCGTGCAGCTATCGTCTATAGCCAGCGCTGCCGTGAAGCCTATCCTGATGTGCCTATTATCTTAGGCGGCATTGAAGGCAGTCTACGCCGTATCGCTCATTATGATTATTGGTCAGACAAAGTCCGCCGTAGTATCCTGCTGGATGCGCGTGCTGATGTCTTATTATATGGTAATGCTGAGCGTGCGATCGTCGATGTGGTACATGGTCTGTCTAAAGGCTATAGCTTTGAGCAGATGAGTAAATTGCGCGGTACGGCTTACTTATTGACCCCGACTCGTCGTCATTGGCAAGAAGACATGACCGAGGTTGCGAGTAACGATGTCGATACCGTTGGCCGTGTCGATCCAATCATCAACCCTTATGTAATGACCGAAGACGTTGATAGCTGTTCAATTGAGCAGAGCAAACCATCGGACTCGCCTGTTGGCCAAGCCATGCCTTCATCTATGTCATCGCAATATCAGGGTTTTGTCGCTGAGCCAGTTGCCAATAAAGTCATCAACGCTGAACAAGTCGACGAAGAGACGCAAGTGGTGCAAATGCGCGGCTTTGATAAGCCAATGACCGCACGTAAGCATAAGCTAAAAATGCCACCACGTGAAAAAACCGTCATTCGTCTGCCTGACTACGAGCATGTCAAATCTGACCCTGTGCTTTATGCTCATGCAAGTCGTATCCTGCATCTAGAAACCAATCCAGGTAACGCCCGTGCGCTCGTGCAGCGTCATAGTAGCGGTGCTGGTAACTCGCATACCTCTATCGACGTTTGGCTCAATCCACCACCGGTGCCACTCTCAACTGAAGAGATGGATTATGTGTTTGACTTGCCGTATGCACGCCTGCCGCATCCAAGCTACGGCGATGCGCGCATCCCTGCTTATGACATGATTAAATTTTCGGTCAATATCATGCGCGGCTGTTTTGGTGGTTGTACCTTCTGCTCTATCACTGAGCACGAAGGGCGTATTATCCAGAGCCGTTCAGAAGATTCAATCTTGCGTGAAGTGGAAGCCATTCGAGATACCGCACCGAACTTTACTGGCGTGATATCTGACCTTGGTGGCCCGACTGCCAATATGTATCGCCTCAGCTGTAAAGATGAAACGATTGAGAAGAACTGCCGTAAGCCTTCTTGTGTCTATCCTGACGTCTGCGAAAACTTGATCACCGATCACAGTAATTTGACCAAACTGTATCGCAAAGCGCGTGATATCAAAGGTGTGAAAAAAATCCTGATTGCTTCAGGCTTGCGTTATGACTTGGCAGTAAAAGATCCTGAATACGTCAAAGAGTTGGTCAGTCATCATGTCGGTGGCTATCTAAAGATTGCGCCTGAGCACTCTGAAGAAGGCGTGCTATCGAAGATGATGAAGCCGGGCATGGGCAGCTATGACAAATTTAAAGCCATGTTTGAGCAGTACAGCCAAGAAGCGGGTAAAGAGCAATATCTGATTCCTTACTTCATCGCTGCCCATCCGGGTACCAAAGATGAAGATATGATGAACCTTGCGCTTTGGCTCAAAAGTAATGGCTATCGTGCTGACCAAGTACAGGCGTTTTATCCAAGCCCAATGGCGACCGCGACTACCATGTATCATACGCACAAAGATCCGCTACATAAGGTCAGCCGTGATGAAGGTGACATGGATATCGTCAAGTCTGGCAAGCAGCGCAAACTGCATAAAGCGTTCTTACGCTATCATGATCCAAAAAACTGGGTACTACTACGTAAAGCCTTACAAGACATGGGTCGTAGTGACTTGATTGGTAAAAACCGTGGTTGCTTGATTCCACCATTTAACGCCAGTTTAGAAGGGCGTGATGCCGCGCAAGATACTTATCAGTCAGCGCGCAAAAAGAATAGCCGTGTTGGCAATGACTCAGTGAAGCGCAGTAATGGCTCGTCAAACAACAGTGCGTCAGCTAAAGGTGCAGCGGGTAAAAATGCTGTCGGTAAAAACAGTAAGAAGAAAGTGAGTAAAGGCAATTTCCAGACTCAGCATACTGGTCTGCCACCACGTAAAACCAAGTAG